The genome window CCGAAAGTATCGTGTTCAGGCACATGGCCTAGGAGTTCGTCCGGTTTCTGGTACCGACCCCAATTCGGGCCGCAACACGGATTGCGGAAGAAACCGCACATTGAGGCCAAGGTCGTATCAGAAGCTCCAGCAGGGGAGCCCGCAACAGATTCAGCTCTTGAAGATGCTCCGAATGCCCACCGTGGCAATGGCGGAACTAAACAAGCTGGAAAGCACCTGCTTAAATCGATTCACGCTGTGGAGGGTCTCCTGTCGTACCGTGGGAGTGCATGTCATAAGCGCTAAGGAACTCGACCAAACGTAGAAGCTCGCAGGCAGCTACGAGGCGCTCCTCAGCCGCGTCACTTTGAAGTGCCGCGCGCTCGGTTCGGGTAAGTTGACACTCACGGAGATGGATTACCGCAAGCATATCCTGCAGGAATACACTTTCCTGAAGCGGCCGGTGATGATCATCGATAAGAAGATCCTCATCGGCAACGCGCCGAAGGTGAGGGCGGCGAGGGTGGTAGCGGCCAAGTCGATCAAGTCCGAAGGCCCCAGCGCACCGCTATCGATCGCACTCGATCATGAAGCAAGAAGCCCGCGCTGGCGATCCAACGCGGGCTTCGGGAATGCGTGCGTCCGCTCAGCGCTGCACCACCAGCTTAGCCTGGCGAAGAAGCGCACCATCGGCAACGCTCAGCGTGTAGGTGCCCGTAGGCAAAGCATCCACCATGAGCGCGCCATTCATCAGATTGCCCTGCTGCACGGTACGGCCCATCGCATCGCACAAAGCATAAGCGGCGCGTGCATCATCAGCGGCCACGCGCACCATATCGTTGGCGGGGTTGGGCCCGATGGCCACTGTTGAACGGCTCAGTTCGCCGACGCCCGTCACCACTTCCACATCGTCCACGAAACGCGGCAGGATCCGCCACTCGCTGAAGGCGTATTGGAGCACCCCGGCGATATCGTAGAACTGCCCCACAACGAAGGGATAAGCGTAGATCACGTCATCCACCAGCACCGGACCGCTGCCGTCGTCAACGGTGAACTGCCCGAAGGCGCCGGACACCGTGCAGTTCGCGGCTTCCACTTTCACGAACACGCTCTCGTAGGGTTCCGTGTTGCCATCGAGGGTGCTTATCAGGGTCGGAGCGAGCGCATTGCCGCTGGTGAGCGTCACCAGGTTCAGCACCGAAGCGAGCTGCGTCTGCCCGTTGAACTCCGTGACCGTTCCGGATACCGCAACTGAATCGCCGATGGCCAGCGCGCCCGGAGTGCCAAACACGAAGAGTCCGGTCCATGGGCCAGTGCCATCCTGCAGGTAGAAGCCATTGCCGAGCAAGGCGCTCACGATACCCTGCGTGAGCACGGTGATGCCGTTCATGGGCGAAGCTCCATCGGGAGCCGTGGTCTCTTGGATCTCGACGATGGTAGCGGGCGTGGGGGCAACGATCGCCAAGGCGGTGATCGTCACATCATCCACCACCAAGTGCTCGGGCGCCACGGTGCTCTGCACGCTGAGGATGAACTCGGCATTGCCGGCATCAACAGCCGCGATCACATTCAGCACGACCTCCTGCCAGGTGTTCCCGGTGGAGGTGGTGTACGATGTGTAAGGCGCATAGCCGCTGCCGGTGGGCCGGCCATCATACAGGCCCAACCGGATCTGGCCTTCTCCCCGCACCCAGAAGCGCACTTCGTATTCCTGGTTCGCCGTGACCGCCAGCACCTGCGTGGTGAAGCGCTGGTGGCCGGTGCCTTCCTTGATGAGCTGCACGGCGCTCGCGCCTCCGTGCACGTTAGCGGTCACTTGCACTACATCGGTCTGGATGATGTTGCTCTTGCTGCCGTACCAATCGGTGGGCAGCCCGGCGTTCCAGTCCTCGAATCCGCTGGTGAAGATCACTTGGCTGTGCGCCGCGAACGAGAACAGCGCCGTGAACGCGAGAAGGGTAATGTGTCTCATGGTCTGAAGGGTTAAAGGTGCTTTGTGGGAGCGATCATTGGATCGCAACGTCGTCGATGCGGAAGTTGGTGGTTTCACCTCCTGTGCCGCTGCCCGTGTAGCGGAAGCCGACCACGAAAGGCCCTGAGAACCCGCCGGGCAGAACCGTGCTCAGGTCGATGGGGCCGCTATCGACCCATACCTGATCCGCCGTTGAGGTATTGGCATACGGGAAGCCGGTGACCTGCGTCCAATTGGCGGTCGCGAGGTTGAGGCCCGTGTAGTTGGTGCTAACGAAAAGCGCGAAGGGGTCGTGCGAGGCAACGCCGAATCCGCGTTGGCTGCGGAAGCTCAGCAGCATGCCGGGCTGGTAGTTCACAGGTGCGGATACCAGCCACGAAACATCGCTGGCGTTGCTGCTCCCGAAGGCCGTGGCTTGCACAGCCATGTTGCCGCTCACGCTGTACCCTCGCCAGAACCGGCTGCCCACCTGAGCCTGGTTGTACCAGCAGTCCGTTGCGAAGTCGACATTGGTCACCGCGGTGGCGAAATCCTGGGCGAGGTTGGCAGCAGGAGCGCACGGCACCGGGCATGGCGCGCAACGGGTTCCGGTCATCTGAACCTCACTCACCTTCCGGATGAAGAGCTGCATCTCGTCATTGAACTGGCCAACCACGGCGATGATGCTTCCGTTGCCGCTGGGCAGCTGCTGTCCGGCGAAGTTGGCATAGCCACTGTTGCGCACCAGCACTGTTCCGGAGCAATCCGTGAGCGTACGGTTCAGGGTCTCCTGACCGGCAGCGTCCGCGTAGGTCAGGCCGTTGCACGCCTCGCTCACGATGAACTCAACGCCTTCGATCTTCACCAGACGGGCTTGCATCGCCGGCGTGATCTGCGCAAGGGTGACGAGCTCTGGCTGCTTCTCCACTCCGGCGGCTTGCTTCACCACATTGTTGTCAACGTCCACGTTGTCCAGCTGCAACAGTCCATTGTAGGCGCCGAGGATGGTGCCCGGCAGGTAGATGCGGATGCTATCGCCCTGATAGAGCCCCCCGCTGTTGATCAAGCGCAGCACGATGGCGCCGGTGTGGTCCTGCACGTAAACGTTCTTGTAGAGGTTGCCGCTCTCTTCATCAGCGGTCACCACGGCGTACACGCTGCTGTCGCCGGTGAAGGTGCGCTGCGTTCCGGTGTAGAGGGCGCGCAATTGAGCCACGGTCATCACCTGCCCAACGGGCAGCGTGCGCACGGGCGGTGAGTCGAGTTCCTTCTCGCAGCCCGCGAGGATCAGGAGCGCGGCGGCGGAGAGGGCGATGGCGATATTGCGGATCATCGGGTGATGCGGTTGTGCGTTGTTGTTCAGAAGCTGAAAGTGAGCATGGCGAAGTAGTTCCGGCCGAAGAGGTAGCTGTACTTCGGCGGGAAGCGGTCCGGGTCCATGCGGTCGTAGCGGAGCTGCTCGAAGCCGCCCACGCGGAATTCGCGGTTGTTGAGCACGTTGCTCACGCTCACGTTCACAGCCAAGCGGTATTTGCGCTTGAACATCCAGCTCTTGCCGGCGAAGAAGTCAACGGTGAGCTGGTCGTCGAGGCGCGTCTGGTTGAGCAGGCCGTCCCATTGCGGATCGCTGGTCACCAGGTTCTCCAGCGCTTCCTGCGTGCGGCGATCAGGGTTGGGGTCGAGGTAGATGTGGCGGAAGTGGTTGGCGCTGGCGCCCGCGAACCAGAATTTCGGCGAGTTGTAGCGCAACCCGAGTGAAGAGGCGCTCTGCGGCATGCCGCCCACGCGGTAGCCTTTCCAATAGACGGTGCGGTCCTGCGCGAACACTTCATCGCTGTTGTTGCGCGTCACGGTAGCCGTCGGGCGCGAATCGTAGCGGTAATCGCCGCCGGCATGAACGGCAGTGAGTTGCCACGTGCTGGTGAGGTTGGCCTCCACGCCGAGCTCAATGCCCTGGTGCACCTGGTCCACGCCGGTCATGGTGTAGTTCACGATGGTGAGGAACTCGTCGTGGTAATAGCTCCGGTTCCAGACCTGGTCGGCGATGCGCGAGTAGTAGAGCGTGGCCCGGCCTTTTACGCGTGGGGCCTTCAGCACGTAGCTCACATCGGCGCCGCTGGCGCGTTCCTGCGTCAAGCCGCTCACCACGGCATCGCGCACCCTCGGGGAGAGGTAGGCCACGCTGCCGGCCGGCGGGCGCACGATGTACGCGAGGTTGGCGGTCACGAAGTGGCGCCCGGTGATCTTGCCGATGAAGCCGCCCTTCAGGCCATAGCCCAAGAATCCCTGCTTCTCCGATTCACCGAACGAATTCTCCGGGAACCGACCGTTGCGCAGATTGCCTTCGCGCCAGAAGCTGGTTTGCGAGATGTTCGCGCCGAGGTAGGCCTCCACGCGCGTCCACTTGCGCTCCCATTGGCCGAAGAGGTCCGCCACGCGCGTATGGATGTTGTAGTCGTGGCCGAACACATCACCTTCTCGCACGAGCTTGTTGGTGGTGCTCAGGTCGTTCTGCGAAATCAGCGTGTCGTTGAAGTCGCGGTCTGCGAACTGGTCGATGTCGAGCCAGAAGTCGCCGCCCAGGAGATCGTCCATCACCCGGAAGTAGTGCGTCTTCTGCTGGTGGAAGCTCGCGCCGATGGTCAGGTGCGTGCGGTCGTTCAGGGCCTTGTCCCACACGCTGTTCAGGCCGAATCGCGTCGGGTCCTGACGCACCTCCTCCACCACATACTTGCTGCGGTTCCCCGTGACGGTGTTCCCTGCGATGCCGTTCGCGTTCTCCACTTG of Flavobacteriales bacterium contains these proteins:
- a CDS encoding carbohydrate binding domain-containing protein, with the translated sequence MRHITLLAFTALFSFAAHSQVIFTSGFEDWNAGLPTDWYGSKSNIIQTDVVQVTANVHGGASAVQLIKEGTGHQRFTTQVLAVTANQEYEVRFWVRGEGQIRLGLYDGRPTGSGYAPYTSYTTSTGNTWQEVVLNVIAAVDAGNAEFILSVQSTVAPEHLVVDDVTITALAIVAPTPATIVEIQETTAPDGASPMNGITVLTQGIVSALLGNGFYLQDGTGPWTGLFVFGTPGALAIGDSVAVSGTVTEFNGQTQLASVLNLVTLTSGNALAPTLISTLDGNTEPYESVFVKVEAANCTVSGAFGQFTVDDGSGPVLVDDVIYAYPFVVGQFYDIAGVLQYAFSEWRILPRFVDDVEVVTGVGELSRSTVAIGPNPANDMVRVAADDARAAYALCDAMGRTVQQGNLMNGALMVDALPTGTYTLSVADGALLRQAKLVVQR
- a CDS encoding choice-of-anchor J domain-containing protein; the encoded protein is MIRNIAIALSAAALLILAGCEKELDSPPVRTLPVGQVMTVAQLRALYTGTQRTFTGDSSVYAVVTADEESGNLYKNVYVQDHTGAIVLRLINSGGLYQGDSIRIYLPGTILGAYNGLLQLDNVDVDNNVVKQAAGVEKQPELVTLAQITPAMQARLVKIEGVEFIVSEACNGLTYADAAGQETLNRTLTDCSGTVLVRNSGYANFAGQQLPSGNGSIIAVVGQFNDEMQLFIRKVSEVQMTGTRCAPCPVPCAPAANLAQDFATAVTNVDFATDCWYNQAQVGSRFWRGYSVSGNMAVQATAFGSSNASDVSWLVSAPVNYQPGMLLSFRSQRGFGVASHDPFALFVSTNYTGLNLATANWTQVTGFPYANTSTADQVWVDSGPIDLSTVLPGGFSGPFVVGFRYTGSGTGGETTNFRIDDVAIQ
- a CDS encoding TonB-dependent receptor plug domain-containing protein, whose amino-acid sequence is MTLLRHQFPAGRTLLVLLACACAFGLEAQIDTLVNPAPPDTSAANRPQLPVFTLTTDDLDGELGNQDISGILQSSRDPFTAVAGFNFGQARFRIRGYDGENTVVTINGVRVNDLETGWAVWSNWAGLNDVTRWMQVRTGIGPSRLVFGSLGGTTDMDIRPSALRKGVRASYASANRAYRNRAMFTYATGMNPKGWSFAVSGSRRWAEEGYVEGTPFDAYSYYIGAEKRINANHSISLSAFGAAITQGRQALAVQEAYDLTDNPWYNPNWGYQAGQKRNAKMSRDHKPMILLTHRMQVSPAARLTTSAYYTFGRDGLTGLNWFDAKDPRPDYYRYLPSYFRFQDAEQFGPQTNAWQNDVNTRQLNWDQFWFANRKNIYQVENANGIAGNTVTGNRSKYVVEEVRQDPTRFGLNSVWDKALNDRTHLTIGASFHQQKTHYFRVMDDLLGGDFWLDIDQFADRDFNDTLISQNDLSTTNKLVREGDVFGHDYNIHTRVADLFGQWERKWTRVEAYLGANISQTSFWREGNLRNGRFPENSFGESEKQGFLGYGLKGGFIGKITGRHFVTANLAYIVRPPAGSVAYLSPRVRDAVVSGLTQERASGADVSYVLKAPRVKGRATLYYSRIADQVWNRSYYHDEFLTIVNYTMTGVDQVHQGIELGVEANLTSTWQLTAVHAGGDYRYDSRPTATVTRNNSDEVFAQDRTVYWKGYRVGGMPQSASSLGLRYNSPKFWFAGASANHFRHIYLDPNPDRRTQEALENLVTSDPQWDGLLNQTRLDDQLTVDFFAGKSWMFKRKYRLAVNVSVSNVLNNREFRVGGFEQLRYDRMDPDRFPPKYSYLFGRNYFAMLTFSF